A window of Eucalyptus grandis isolate ANBG69807.140 chromosome 4, ASM1654582v1, whole genome shotgun sequence genomic DNA:
tttctatttacaCCGGAATTTGCTAAATTGTTATTTAGGTAGAAGATGAGAACTTGATAAGCAGGCAAAAGAGCTCGGCTGTGTTACCAAAGAATTCTAAACAGGACTTCCTATCACTCCTTGGAGATACAGATGATGAGAAATATTCCATTTACATCTCAGGTAAACCAGAAAGTAATGGAATAATTCTTTCTTGTTCTCTCCATTCTGTCCTCTGTTCTAACCGTACCTGTCTCAAGGTCCAACGTTGTATAGACAATGCACGGCTTTGGTTGATCGGGATGAGCAGACACTGAGCATCATCAAAGGGAATCCGAAGAAAGGAGAAGTTTCTCACATCTTCTCCCTGTCGTTGCCAGATCTCAAGAAGCTGTGCTGAAACCTCCATGCAGCTCATTTTGCTTTGACGAAGTGAGAAAGACTAATGCAGTTTCCAAGGCTCTCATCCAGGTTTCTGTACACCTATTGAGTGCCCCTCTCCTGTCATTTTTCACCAGAACTCGACTTAGGTAATTTTTTTCCACCGAGCGGCCACACACTACACTGAAGGTCCGACGTGAGATGAAAAGTCTAATGCATCATAGATGGTCGATCGCTAGACTCACGTCTCTTAACAATTAGgaacttaaaaaattacaatatgcAAGATTCTCTCAATGCCATCGGTACTTCATTCATCTACGCAAGTCTCGCATAACTCATTTTGCAGCAGAAGCTATCCAGTTTGGCACAGCAAAAGAGTGAACTACGGTTCAAGTAAATCTCTTTGCTACTTAATCTAGTGCTTTTGATTTCTCTGGCCAGATTCACAGGTCATGGAACTTGACCACGCCAACACCAAAGAGGTTTCTAATAGACCTCTTATTTCCATGACCAAAGCAGGAACCGCCTGTGGCAATGATAAGAGTACTAATAATTATAATGCTAAAACACTTCTGTTTACCACAAGAACTTACGTATGCCCTAACACAGAAGGGTAAGGCGGGCAAAGGCGACACATAAGCACAATTAAGAATATGCACCGAAAccattcaaaaaattatttgatttctcTGTATTCTTCTGCGACATGGACGACTCCAACCAGAAGTGCACCATCCAAGGAACCTCAACGGGCCGTAATGTGGCTGATAAAGACTGAATTTCTCCAGATTCCATTTGTTAAATACTCAATTCTGTATTGCTTCATATTGGTATTACAAGGGCGATTCATTCTcttaaacaaaaaatagaacGCATcatcagggaaaaaaaaaacggagaacCATAATCACAGTCGAGAGTGTTGGGAATGTTATACACCGTCTTTAGCTAGCAAACACCAGGCACTGTTCAGCAGTTGACATGGGCCCCTTGTCGTTATTACATTTCATATGTTCTGCGGGGAATTTTCCACGTGCTTCGTCCCCGACCGTCTTCCATTGGTGGTGGCGATAGGTGTGCATTATTGCGCGATTCTGAGGGAAAAACAAAGGGCGAACCACGTCCCGCTGCAGAACCAAAAAGGGTTCCTTCAAAAGGGGTGATCAGATTCACCTTGTCCCGGACATGTCGTCCCTGAGAAAAAGGTGCATTTTCAACAATTAAAAGCACTTCAACTCTGTATGATCAATGGATGGGAATTAGAAAACGAAGAAAATGCGAGGCCGATGTCATATTCTTTGAGCAGATTTCGTGTTGCGAACGGAATGATGCGCCGTCCAATTCGCGTATGTATTTGAATATATTAGAATGAAGTATTCTCTGTGCGGTGCCTATAAATTTTCCACCTAATTGTTGTTATAGATTTGACAACTGCTGACACGTTAAAATAATGTTGCATTTATGCTAAAATATTTGGCGcttcattttcattatattttcgTGCAATGCACGGCAACCGCcttgtatttattaattagatGAATGGATTGATCTCTTTCTTAGTTGGCCGGCAATTTTTAAACCTAATAGCAGTTATTTTTCATAGCATTGACTTACTTTAGCAAAGTAGTTTTGAAACTATCGTGTTTCAACAATACTATACGAATACGATGTATTTTATggaaattgatgagaaaaaatgaaaagaaaaaaattacagacTTGTTGATGAACACTGTTTAACCTAGAAAATATGAGCTCAAtggaaaattttacaaattcgGGATTTCCTGAATTAAGCAAGACTTCTGCGTCtatcaaaaattgcaaatattCTCGAACGTAATCAAATTGTAACCTCAAAACACATATATCTATTGTCCCATGCCCAAAATGGTGGGTTTCTTTTCCATGCTAGTAAATTctcataaattttaataagtGTCATAAAATTGTCGATAAAAATGAAGATCAAACGACTTATTCTTTTACGTAACTTGTCGGTAAATTACTGATAATCTTActaaattgcaatttttttgttgttgttgtagtTCTCAAATAAACAATTTCGTGCTAACTTATAGAGTCTTATTTTGTATAACTCACTAATGATtcggatttctattctttttaaggaaaataattaccaaaaaaatgttttctgaattttttgacTTTCGGTTTATGAAAACTAAACTAGtcgaggaaaatattttctatcaatgaaaaaaatattttcaaaagtggaaaaaatgttttccgctTTTCGAAAGCGAACTCCTTCTTTCACTTCAACATTAAGCACTTTCTTTTGCCAAacaccttttcctttttttttttcaatttttttctttattaaaaaatgagtttttaattatttttaatttttttcttcttcctcggtccaTTGCCAACCACGGGTGAACTTGGGCCTCACCTAGCTCATGGGATATAGTGAGGCCCGAGCTCGCCTTAGGCTGTCAGGGAGCTTGAATctcactagatctagtgagTTGGGTGGTGCTTGAGCCTCTTCGACCTCTAGTAACCTCAGGCGAGCTTGAGCCTAACCAGCCtgtggcaaggctcgagcttgtTTGTGGCTAATGATCggtcaaggaagaagaaaaagaaaaagaaaagaaaattattttaagaataaaaataattaatatttaatttttttgtaatttttcccaaaaaatcaaatcaaatatcaaACGGCGAAGTatattttccaattcattttccgGTGTTAGTTCATTTTCGATTTTAGTcgaacacaagaaaatattatcattttcctatAAAACATTTTGTAAAAcatcacatttttcatgaaatgaatgtAGCTCAAGTCTTATATAGAGTTACTAACCTAAATTGGAGCGACTTACCGACTTTTGTCAGACTAGGGTACCATCTAAGTTGGTGTTACCGAATCTCATTTGAATTACTTAGTAACATTCGATTGATGGGCTCGAGACACCGGGACATACTATCGGTGGGTTTGCGTGATGACATAACCCCATTGGAACGGGTCGGGCCAAGCtcgatttcttttgtttttttgagaATCAAGATGGAAGGCCCTTCTTGGATCAGCCAAAGGCCCCAATCAATTTTTCAGACGAACTTGCACGTTTTGGGCTCGAACGTTAGGCGCTCTCCCCAAGATCCTAGAGCCAGTCCAACTTCGATTCCCCCTTGCCTccaagtttttgtttttctactCAAAAGACTCTCGCCTCCTGGTTCATAGCTCTCTGCCCTAAAACTTTCATAGCCAATAGGATGCAAGATGGGTTTTGTCTTCATCTATGGCAGACGACCTAACACCAAACTGTGATCACGAGGATAAGGCGTTTCTGTCATTGGAGCTGAGGAAGAACGAGCAACTTCACACGCACATCTGATGGAAGAGCACGCGTTGGAGATGTTCGAAGTTGGGCCATGCGAGACTCCTCATCAAATGGGCTTCTTGATCGGCCGGAGGTTCTCGCGCTTGATACAGAGCAGGTTGTCTAGGGACCTCATCCTTCGAAACCAGCTCCTGCCGTGGGCAAGAGCTCCGGAATCACGGCCTCTCCTCGAAGCTCTCTGCGAACATAACCAGACCAAGTTCCCTCGCTACTGGGACGAGCTCGTTGGGACGGCCGAAGGGGCTGACGTGCCGGTTCTTGACGTAATCCTCGTGCTCCTTTGCGGCTACCGAGAAACAGAGGACGAAAAAGAATTTTGTGTGATGTTATCTCGTTGGTTTTATGCTGGCTGCTGATATATCACGTAGCTTGAACCGTTCGTGTGCAGATTGTGTTGATAAACTTCAGGAAGGAAATCCTACCCTTCATCCCGGACAAGGAAACAAAATCAGACTTGCCCGAGAAAGCCATTGAGTGTTCCGACGTATTGGTCGTCGGCGAGTCGATGGCCGTCGCCGCACACAACGAGGATGCCAATGTCGCTCTAGTTGGCCACACGTATGGTTTGAATTTTACTGTGTGTCGAGATTCATGAAGTTCAACTTGAATGTTTTGGCCAGAGTTTATTTTCGCGTGTTTTCGTAAATGAAAGGGGATGGCGGATGAGCGACTGCTGCTTCTGTTGTGGTATTATGCAGCTACTTAATCAAGGGTACTCTGTCGAGCGGATTGTGCTTCATTTCGTACACGTATGCAGGAGAGCTCCCGAGCTGCGCATTCGGATTCAACAACAACGGAATGGTAAGAAAGCTCAAGCGCATGCTGAATCAGTAATACCAGCTGAGTAGTTTGCACCCGATGCAGTAGATTATCAAACATCATACTTCGATGTCGGAGAAGTTAGGGACAATAGCTCGATAGAACCCCTTGAGGAAAAAACGATTCAGCCTATCAATAGATAAATCTCCTATAATCTTGAGTTCTTGGGTATTGACCTTTGTGAAATTCCTGAAGAATTAACTTATACCCAAAATGAGATGTTCAGGGATTTACACTCAATGCGGTACCTCCCTCTAAAGAAGAGATTGTAGCAAGTGGGATTGGAAGGAACTTCATCTCCAGAGATCTACTAGAGGCAACGAGCATGACCGATGCGACCAGTGTAAGAccttatttgcattttgaatcTCTCATCTGCAATAATGGAGAGTATTAATTGCCGGTCTTCTACTTCTTCTATCAAGAAAATCCGCTCAGCAGAGGCATCAGTAGGACACAGTTACAATCTAATCGATCTGAAGGCACGAAGAATTTGCAACCTAGAGACCGCATCAAGGACCCGGGTTTCAGTTAATGAAGTGGATGATACGCCGTTCTTCCATGCCAACATGTATCTGCATCTTCAAGTTAAGCAGGTATTTTACCTGCAACTCAAACTAGCTAGAAGATGATATCATGCCTGAAGCCTCACCCACTCCATTGCAGACATGAACAATTCGAAAGAATTACTGGCCAGAAAtgattaaatcaataaaataaaactaaaatgaaACTCAATAGGCTGGAGCGTAGCGACAGAAATTCTGAATCACCAagtagtttttattttcatgcACATTGGAATTTGCTAATTTGCCATTTAGGTAGAAGATGAGAACTCAAAAAGCAGGCAAAAGAGAGCGGCTGTGTTACCAAAGAAATCTAAACAGGACTTCCTCTCACTCCTTGGAGATACAGATGATGCCAAATATCCCATCTACATGTCAGGTAAAACAGATAAGTAATGAGATAattctttcttgttcttcttcattttgtccGCTGTTCTAACTGTAACTGTCTCAAGGTCCAACGCTGTACACGCTATGCACGGCTCTGGTCGATCTGGATGAGCAGACACTGAGCATCATTAAAGGGAATCCGAAGAAAGGAGAAGTTTCTCACACCTTCTCTCTGTCCTCACCAGATCTCAAGAAGCTGTGATGAAGCCTCCATGCAGCTCATTCTGCCTTGATGAAGTGAAAAAGACTAATGCAGTTTCCAAGGGTCTCATCCAGGTTTCTGTACACCCATTGGGTGGCCCTCTCCTGCCATTTTGTACTGGAACTTGACTTAGGTATGTTTGTCCGCTAAGCGGCCGCATTCTATACTGAAGGTCTGGTGTCAGATGAAGAAGTCTTAACTCCTCATAGTGGGTCGATCACTAAATTCACGTCTCGTAACAATGAAGAACTTAAAAATTACACTATGCAAGATTCTATCAATGCAATCGGTACTTCATCCATCGACGTGAGTATCGCGTTACTCATTTCGCAGCAGAAGCTTATTTAGTTTGGCACAGCAAAAGAGTGAACTACGGTTCAAGTGAATCTCATTAGGCTTTTGCTTTCTCAGGCAAGAGGAATCTTTGTTTCCATCAAGCACTTGGttatgaatcaaaagaaattgCCAGATTCACAGGTCAGGGAACCTGACCACGCCAACAACATAGAGGTTTCGAATAGACCTTTTATTTCCATGATCAAACAGGAACTGCCTGAGGCAATGACAAGAGTACCGATAAAAATGCTAAAGCACTTCTGTTCACCACAAGAGCTTACGTATGCCTTAACACAAAGTGTAAGGCGGAAAAGGGCAACATAGAAGCGCAATTAAGAATATGCACCGAAACCATTCAGAAAGTACGTGATTCTCTCGTATTCTTCCGCATCATGGACGATTCCAACCAGCAGTGCACCATGAAAGGAACCTCAATGGACCATAATGTGACCAATACAGACTCTGAATTTCTCTAGATTCCATTTCTTAAATACTCATTTCTGTATTGCTCCATATTGGTATTACAAGGGCGATTCATTCTcttaaacaaaaaatagaacgcatcatcagaagaaa
This region includes:
- the LOC104441694 gene encoding uncharacterized protein LOC104441694 codes for the protein MEEHALEMFEVGPCETPHQMGFLIGRRFSRLIQSRLSRDLILRNQLLPWARAPESRPLLEALCEHNQTKFPRYWDELVGTAEGADVPVLDIVLINFRKEILPFIPDKETKSDLPEKAIECSDVLVVGESMAVAAHNEDANVALVGHTYLIKGTLSSGLCFISYTYAGELPSCAFGFNNNGMGFTLNAVPPSKEEIVASGIGRNFISRDLLEATSMTDATSKIRSAEASVGHSYNLIDLKARRICNLETASRTRVSVNEVDDTPFFHANMYLHLQVKQVEDENSKSRQKRAAVLPKKSKQDFLSLLGDTDDAKYPIYMSGPTLYTLCTALVDLDEQTLSIIKGNPKKGEVSHTFSLSSPDLKKL